One window of Methanothermobacter tenebrarum genomic DNA carries:
- the lysS gene encoding lysine--tRNA ligase: MKHWVERIADELKKMDIKEHVIASGTSISGAIHIGNSCDVFIANAITKSLLENNIKAKTIWVADDHDPLRKVPYPLPESFKKYLGVPYSMIPCPEDCCEGFVEHFQRPFLESLKKFNIELETYSGAQMYKDGSYNKYIRLSLERAEDIRRIFNKYRENPLPDDWLPYNPICDECGRINTTYAKDFQGDAVYYDCKCGFSGQVDIKSGQGKLTWRVEWAARWKMLNVTCEPFGKDHAASGGSYDVSSEISREIFDYPPPYPVPYEWITLKGEAMSKSKGVFFTPGQWLEIGPPESLNYFIFRSKPMKHKDFNPEMPFLDLMDQFDRTERIYYDMESPTSAKEEEKLKRIYKASMIQEFEDLPLRPSYRFMTVAYQIAGENLERIYKILKKNSQLPPGFDEKSLDDLKDFQREQLIERIEHVQNWLGKYAPEIVKFQVQEKIPPVELSKKQKAFLSEVADTIKEKTLTPKELHDKIYNILRKHGLKPKEAFQAIYKVLIGKKMGPRAASFLLSLDKEFVIKRLKLIE, translated from the coding sequence TTGAAACACTGGGTTGAGAGGATAGCAGACGAACTTAAAAAAATGGACATAAAAGAGCATGTGATCGCCAGTGGAACATCCATCTCAGGGGCTATACACATTGGGAATTCCTGTGACGTTTTCATAGCCAACGCCATAACAAAAAGCCTACTAGAAAATAATATAAAAGCTAAGACAATCTGGGTGGCCGACGACCACGACCCACTCCGCAAAGTGCCATATCCATTACCTGAAAGTTTCAAGAAGTACCTTGGAGTGCCATACTCCATGATACCATGCCCAGAGGACTGTTGTGAAGGATTCGTAGAACACTTCCAGAGACCATTTTTGGAAAGTCTCAAAAAATTCAACATAGAACTTGAAACATATTCAGGAGCCCAAATGTACAAGGACGGCTCATACAACAAATATATCCGCCTCTCCCTGGAAAGAGCAGAGGATATAAGGAGGATATTCAATAAATATCGGGAGAATCCACTCCCAGATGACTGGTTACCCTATAATCCCATCTGTGACGAGTGCGGTCGGATAAACACAACATATGCCAAGGATTTCCAAGGGGATGCCGTCTACTATGATTGTAAGTGCGGATTCAGTGGCCAAGTGGATATCAAATCCGGGCAAGGTAAACTCACATGGAGAGTTGAATGGGCTGCGCGATGGAAAATGTTAAATGTTACCTGCGAACCCTTCGGCAAAGATCATGCAGCAAGCGGGGGATCCTATGATGTTAGCAGCGAAATATCCAGGGAAATATTCGATTACCCCCCACCATACCCTGTACCATATGAGTGGATAACCCTCAAAGGAGAAGCCATGTCCAAATCCAAGGGCGTATTCTTCACACCAGGACAATGGCTGGAGATAGGACCCCCAGAGAGCCTGAATTATTTCATATTCAGGAGCAAACCAATGAAACATAAGGATTTCAACCCCGAAATGCCATTCCTAGACCTCATGGACCAGTTCGACCGCACAGAAAGAATATACTATGATATGGAATCCCCCACATCAGCAAAGGAAGAAGAAAAATTGAAGAGGATCTACAAGGCCTCCATGATACAAGAATTCGAAGACCTGCCATTACGTCCATCCTATAGGTTTATGACAGTAGCATATCAGATAGCCGGTGAAAACCTTGAAAGAATCTATAAAATCCTCAAAAAGAATTCACAACTACCACCCGGATTCGATGAAAAAAGCCTAGATGACCTGAAAGATTTTCAAAGGGAACAGCTCATTGAAAGAATAGAACATGTGCAAAATTGGCTGGGAAAATACGCCCCAGAGATCGTCAAATTCCAAGTACAAGAAAAAATACCACCAGTAGAACTCTCAAAAAAACAAAAAGCATTCCTAAGCGAAGTCGCGGATACAATAAAAGAAAAAACTTTAACCCCCAAAGAACTCCACGACAAAATATATAACATACTGAGAAAACATGGACTAAAACCCAAAGAAGCATTCCAAGCCATCTATAAAGTGCTTATAGGGAAAAAGATGGGCCCAAGGGCGGCATCATTCCTCCTATCCCTCGACAAAGAATTCGTAATAAAAAGACTAAAACTGATAGAATGA
- a CDS encoding UGSC family (seleno)protein: MKVLNPLAETKKQETKINQIEKIEKISLINNTKPNTDTILKEITKNLNTKILKFTKPAGAPAPDHEIQKASQANLCILALGDCGSCTTWLILDAIRLEKLGTPTITICSDKFAKFAEELAKAHGASNLRIAKIEHPIAGLKKDEIIKKTRQTIEDIKGFIR, translated from the coding sequence ATGAAAGTCCTAAACCCCCTCGCAGAAACAAAAAAACAAGAAACCAAGATAAACCAGATAGAAAAAATAGAAAAAATCTCCCTAATTAACAACACAAAACCCAACACAGACACCATACTCAAAGAAATCACAAAAAACCTAAATACAAAAATCCTAAAATTCACCAAACCAGCAGGGGCCCCAGCACCAGACCATGAAATACAAAAAGCAAGCCAAGCCAACCTGTGCATCCTAGCCCTTGGAGATTGCGGGTCCTGCACAACATGGCTCATACTAGACGCCATACGCCTAGAAAAACTGGGAACCCCAACAATCACCATCTGCTCAGACAAATTCGCCAAATTCGCAGAGGAACTAGCAAAAGCCCACGGGGCATCAAACCTTAGAATAGCCAAGATAGAACATCCAATAGCCGGCCTAAAAAAAGACGAGATAATCAAAAAAACAAGACAGACAATAGAAGATATCAAAGGATTCATCAGGTGA
- a CDS encoding PAS domain S-box protein, translating to MKILLLKCAGLEVSDLEQKLEAIGFKVDVADSVEEAMEKEPRTDLFLVYTTPTKDIEWTGKIKGFKMPPVYLIDFEEVNIQKAILVPHYIRISKPFDVKELKTAMNLILQSMKELKEEEERYRNLFKYTGRCVAVYEAVDDGEDFVLKDFNPAAEKVEQVKREDILGKRVTEVFPGIKDFGLLDVFKRVYKTGRPEHFPLAHYKDNRISGWKDNFVYKLPSGEIVAVYEDLTKYKQLEEEVKEKRELYRSIFENSGAATVIIDEDTTLLLANKEFEKLSGYSKEELEGKKTWTEFVAEEDLKRMKKYHYLRRKDPSLAPEKYTFKFRDRRGKTRHIQLNVGMISGTKRSVASLIDITELKEAERKIKESEERYRAVVETAPNGVVVLDKTGTILEVNKKALELSGFKKEDLIGKNIIRILPKIKLDPNEIITAFKLALRGEKPDKRVRTFTNLNGEQISFIEHHSVLKKHGKVVGLSLIIEDVTERCKAEKKIRESLIEKEMFLREIHHRVKNNLQIISSLLNLQVGRIGDGRARRLLRESQMRIQAMAMIHEHLNPGHWQRSNSKNT from the coding sequence TTGAAGATTCTTCTACTTAAATGCGCTGGACTTGAAGTTTCAGATTTAGAGCAGAAACTTGAAGCCATTGGTTTTAAAGTTGATGTTGCTGATAGTGTTGAAGAAGCAATGGAAAAAGAACCCAGAACTGACCTGTTTCTTGTGTATACTACACCCACTAAGGATATAGAATGGACTGGTAAAATTAAAGGCTTTAAAATGCCCCCAGTATATTTGATTGATTTTGAAGAGGTTAATATCCAAAAGGCAATCCTAGTCCCCCATTATATTCGTATAAGCAAGCCATTTGATGTTAAAGAGCTTAAAACTGCCATGAATTTAATACTCCAGAGTATGAAAGAATTGAAAGAAGAGGAAGAGCGCTATAGAAACCTGTTCAAGTACACTGGAAGGTGCGTGGCCGTCTACGAAGCCGTTGATGACGGTGAAGATTTTGTCCTCAAGGATTTTAATCCTGCCGCCGAAAAGGTCGAGCAAGTGAAAAGGGAAGACATCCTCGGTAAAAGAGTGACCGAAGTTTTCCCAGGAATAAAAGATTTCGGCCTACTAGATGTTTTCAAGAGAGTGTACAAAACGGGTCGGCCGGAACATTTCCCCTTAGCTCATTATAAGGATAATAGAATAAGCGGGTGGAAGGATAACTTCGTATATAAATTACCCTCAGGCGAAATAGTAGCAGTATACGAGGATTTGACCAAATATAAGCAATTAGAAGAGGAAGTTAAAGAGAAAAGAGAATTATATAGGAGCATATTTGAGAATAGTGGCGCTGCGACAGTTATCATAGACGAGGACACCACACTATTACTAGCCAACAAAGAATTCGAAAAACTCAGCGGATATTCCAAAGAAGAATTGGAAGGTAAGAAAACCTGGACAGAGTTTGTAGCAGAAGAAGACTTAAAAAGGATGAAAAAATATCATTACTTGCGTAGAAAGGATCCTAGCCTAGCACCTGAAAAATATACCTTTAAATTCCGTGATCGCCGAGGAAAAACAAGACACATACAATTAAACGTGGGCATGATCTCAGGGACAAAAAGGAGCGTGGCCTCACTAATCGATATCACCGAACTTAAAGAAGCTGAAAGGAAAATCAAAGAGAGTGAAGAAAGGTACCGGGCTGTTGTGGAAACCGCCCCCAACGGGGTGGTAGTGCTGGATAAAACCGGCACGATACTTGAAGTTAACAAAAAGGCACTAGAACTTTCAGGGTTCAAGAAAGAAGACCTGATAGGTAAAAACATTATAAGAATACTCCCCAAGATCAAATTAGACCCCAATGAGATAATAACAGCATTTAAACTCGCCCTAAGGGGAGAAAAACCTGATAAGAGGGTTAGAACCTTCACAAACTTGAACGGTGAGCAGATCTCATTCATAGAACACCATTCAGTTCTAAAGAAACATGGCAAAGTAGTAGGCTTATCACTTATCATAGAAGATGTTACTGAACGTTGTAAAGCAGAAAAGAAGATCAGAGAATCCCTCATAGAAAAAGAGATGTTCTTAAGGGAAATACATCATCGTGTTAAGAATAATCTGCAGATTATCAGCAGCCTGTTAAATTTGCAGGTTGGTAGAATAGGGGATGGTAGAGCTCGTAGGCTGTTGCGAGAATCTCAAATGCGGATACAGGCAATGGCAATGATACACGAACACCTTAATCCAGGACACTGGCAAAGATCAAATTCAAAGAATACGTAG
- a CDS encoding sensor histidine kinase, with translation MNNIFTSYGAKVKKRLEIENIQLDLDTAIPLGLIINELVTNSIKYAFPTGKGTITIKLTTKNNKITLTVADNGIGLPENINIEKTETLGLKLVNILTKQINGKLTLKTNQGTKYKITFKKLD, from the coding sequence GTGAACAATATATTCACATCCTATGGGGCCAAGGTTAAAAAAAGATTGGAAATTGAAAACATACAACTGGACCTTGACACCGCCATACCCCTCGGCCTAATAATCAACGAACTGGTAACAAACAGCATCAAATACGCCTTCCCAACAGGAAAAGGGACAATAACAATAAAACTCACAACTAAAAACAACAAAATAACACTAACAGTAGCAGACAATGGCATAGGCCTCCCAGAAAACATCAACATAGAAAAAACAGAAACACTAGGCCTAAAACTAGTAAACATCCTAACAAAACAAATCAACGGAAAACTAACCCTCAAAACAAACCAAGGCACAAAATACAAAATAACATTCAAAAAACTAGACTAA